In one Nicotiana tomentosiformis chromosome 6, ASM39032v3, whole genome shotgun sequence genomic region, the following are encoded:
- the LOC104113788 gene encoding glycine-rich cell wall structural protein 1-like isoform X1, which produces MNSLKMIGRGMRIGVLALVCFHVLVGSNMVLARNVKDVVDEKFFWIGKGGGFGGAFGAGYGGGFGGGIGSGSGLGGAGFGNGGGIGGGIGKAGGIGGGVGGGFGKGSGVGGVGGGFGKGGGFGSGVGGGFGKGGGIGGGIGKGGGISGDCIGKGGSIGSGVGGGFGKGGGIGGGIGNGGGDSNGAGGGIGGGFGKGGGIGGGSGGGFGKGGGIGGGFGKYGGFGGGFGGGVGGGFGGGIGGHH; this is translated from the exons ATGAATTCCTTGAAGATGATAGGCCGAGGAATGAGGATAGGTGTGTTAGCATTGGTTTGCTTTCATGTCCTCGTGGGAAGTAATATGGTTCTTGCGAGAAATGTGAAAGATGTTGTTGATGAGAAGTTTTTCTGGATTGGTAAGGGTGGTGGATTTGGTGGTGCGTTTGGAGCGGGGTATGGTGGTGGATTTGGTGGCGGTATTGGAAGTGGAAGTGGTTTAGGTGGTGCAGGATTTGGAAATGGAGGAGGAATAGGTGGAGGCATTGGTAAGGCTGGTggtattggaggtggagttggcGGTGGCTTTGGCAAAGGAAGCGGAGTTGGTGGCGTAGGAGGAGGATTTGGTAAAGGTGGTGGATTTGGTAGTGGTGTTGGAGGAGGATTTGGAAAGGGTGGTGGCATTGGAGGAGGTATCGGCAAAGGTGGAGGCATTAGTGGAGATTGTATCGGCAAAGGTGGAAGCATTGGCAGTGGTGTAGGCGGAGGATTCGGTAAAGGTGGAGGCATTGGAGGTGGAATTGGAAATGGTGGAGGAGATAGCAATGGAGCAGGAGGAGGAATTGGAGGCGGATTTGGCAAAGGTGGTGGTATTGGTGGTGGTTCTGGAGGCGGATTTGGCAAGGGTG GAGGAATTGGAGGAGGCTTTGGCAAATATGGTGGATTTGGAGGTGGATTTGGTGGGGGAGTTGGAGGTGGTTTTGGTGGTGGAATTGGCGGACATCACTAA
- the LOC104113788 gene encoding glycine-rich cell wall structural protein 1-like isoform X2, with amino-acid sequence MNSLKMIGRGMRIGVLALVCFHVLVGSNMVLARNVKDVVDEKFFWIGKGGGFGGAFGAGYGGGFGGGIGSGSGLGGAGFGNGGGIGGGIGKAGGIGGGVGGGFGKGSGVGGVGGGFGKGGGFGSGVGGGFGKGGGIGGGIGKGGGISGDCIGKGGSIGSGVGGGFGKGGGIGGGIGNGGGDSNGAGGGIGGGFGKGGGIGGGFGKYGGFGGGFGGGVGGGFGGGIGGHH; translated from the exons ATGAATTCCTTGAAGATGATAGGCCGAGGAATGAGGATAGGTGTGTTAGCATTGGTTTGCTTTCATGTCCTCGTGGGAAGTAATATGGTTCTTGCGAGAAATGTGAAAGATGTTGTTGATGAGAAGTTTTTCTGGATTGGTAAGGGTGGTGGATTTGGTGGTGCGTTTGGAGCGGGGTATGGTGGTGGATTTGGTGGCGGTATTGGAAGTGGAAGTGGTTTAGGTGGTGCAGGATTTGGAAATGGAGGAGGAATAGGTGGAGGCATTGGTAAGGCTGGTggtattggaggtggagttggcGGTGGCTTTGGCAAAGGAAGCGGAGTTGGTGGCGTAGGAGGAGGATTTGGTAAAGGTGGTGGATTTGGTAGTGGTGTTGGAGGAGGATTTGGAAAGGGTGGTGGCATTGGAGGAGGTATCGGCAAAGGTGGAGGCATTAGTGGAGATTGTATCGGCAAAGGTGGAAGCATTGGCAGTGGTGTAGGCGGAGGATTCGGTAAAGGTGGAGGCATTGGAGGTGGAATTGGAAATGGTGGAGGAGATAGCAATGGAGCAGGAGGAGGAATTGGAGGCGGATTTGGCAAAG GAGGAGGAATTGGAGGAGGCTTTGGCAAATATGGTGGATTTGGAGGTGGATTTGGTGGGGGAGTTGGAGGTGGTTTTGGTGGTGGAATTGGCGGACATCACTAA